CCTCTTGTCTAATATTTGATAGAGTAAGCTGCGATTCTAATATTCGAAGCTGTCTAAAGGGATGGGTTCTTAATATCGCCGGCTTCATCCCAGCATTGCTCAAAGGCTTCGCATAGTAGAAAGACTCCGTTGTATCCGCCTGATTCATCATCCATTCAAACACGATTTTGCGAGAATAAGGAGCTAAGCTTACTTCAAGCGTGTCAGCAGCCTTCTCTACTCCGTCGAAGCTAGACCTACCGTACTCTAGCGTTTCCTTGATCGTTTCATCCGTTTCGTTAATTGCTATCAGTCGAATTACACCCTGCTCCTGACGAATAATTAGCTTAACGGGCTCGAATGCCCTCTTAACGAAATAATAGGAAATTTTGCGCTTGAGATAATAGTCAATAATCGTCCAGCCCACCTCGCCCCAGCAATCGTTGTACATCCAGAACAAGGCTCCAGAGCAAAATGGTTTTGAGCGAAGGGATTCAAGCGAGTAACCCAGCATTAAGCCTTGGCACAATCCGGCATACAGGAGATAATCATCAATCTCGAGCTCCTGCGAGTCCAAATAATGCTTGTTAATTCCTGCAAGCACTGTATCCTTCTCGAAAGTATTGTTGTGAAGCTGCCATACCTTGCTCGTTCGATCAAGAGGTTGCCCATTGTGATAAGCTTCGATCGAAGATTTACGGCAGGGACCTATATACCCGTATTCCGAGACAAATTTAGCGGTCACTTTATCATATTCTTCAGGAGTAATTCTTTTTTCCATCTCTGCGTGCATCGTGCAATCGTGCCAATGATGTCTATCTCCAGATAAACTGCCATTCGGATGCTCTCCCCCGTAAGGCGAGCTGTTCCAGTAGGGAATTACCGGACAATTGCGCTCAACTATGCGCGGCGCAATCTCATTGTAACAATGGGCACCACCGTAAAATTCCGGAGCTTCCGTATCGTTCCACCATTCATCGAAGCCCCAATGATTTTCATTGTTACCGCACCACAAAGCAAGCGAGCAATGATTGCGCAATCGGCGCGTCTGGTAGTCCATTTCCCGTTCCGTTTCTTCACGGAACCACGCTAGATGATCCGGGTATTTGGCGCAAGCAAACATAAAGTCATGCCAGATAAGAATGCCGTACTCGTCGCATTTCTCATAGAAAATATCTCTTTCGTATAATCCTCCACCCCAGATGCGTAGCATATTGAAATTGGCTTCCTTAGCTTCCCTTATCAAGGTGTCATATTGCTCATCCGTAACTCGGGCATAAATTGAATCTGCCGGAATCCAGTTTGCTCCTTTACTGAATACCGTCACTCCATTAATCTCGAATGCAAAAGCGCGCTCATCTTCGCCTTGATGCAGCTTATCCATATTTAATCTTAGTGTACGTATCCCAAAGGAAAAAGATGGATAATTCACGC
This portion of the Cohnella abietis genome encodes:
- a CDS encoding glycoside hydrolase family 2 protein, giving the protein MKILLNEDWQMTWEPLYRQASDFVLVRNKQDNWFHTNLPCDVHMPLIEQGVIAEPLVADQCFASEWTEKRSWWFKKEFQITEEQLSSERIVITFEALDVEADIWLNDKHLDHHRSAFYPFSCDIKENAQVGTNQLIVRVTSGLELVPEQELAMVHATNVIVENDHVGQRSDYRRAMVRKPQYVYGWDWGPRVATCGITGNVTIDFINRFQIRDVYVTTTAITEGKTAQLSFRVELENVHPFQTMVTDLELEVLFGHNQVAILQTEQYLRSGLNYVTLQLEVPNAKLWWPNGMGEQPLYSVRLSAESKSHRVNYPSFSFGIRTLRLNMDKLHQGEDERAFAFEINGVTVFSKGANWIPADSIYARVTDEQYDTLIREAKEANFNMLRIWGGGLYERDIFYEKCDEYGILIWHDFMFACAKYPDHLAWFREETEREMDYQTRRLRNHCSLALWCGNNENHWGFDEWWNDTEAPEFYGGAHCYNEIAPRIVERNCPVIPYWNSSPYGGEHPNGSLSGDRHHWHDCTMHAEMEKRITPEEYDKVTAKFVSEYGYIGPCRKSSIEAYHNGQPLDRTSKVWQLHNNTFEKDTVLAGINKHYLDSQELEIDDYLLYAGLCQGLMLGYSLESLRSKPFCSGALFWMYNDCWGEVGWTIIDYYLKRKISYYFVKRAFEPVKLIIRQEQGVIRLIAINETDETIKETLEYGRSSFDGVEKAADTLEVSLAPYSRKIVFEWMMNQADTTESFYYAKPLSNAGMKPAILRTHPFRQLRILESQLTLSNIRQEENAIYFTVASEAYAHAVHFGLADHVRLSDEYFDLLPGEQRDVTVWISATEGLVPSEIVPRAITVK